The following proteins come from a genomic window of Paenibacillus spongiae:
- a CDS encoding glycosyltransferase family 4 protein, with protein MAVGFLYAIGFIISLCLALVLTPLVIKLAYKVGAIDKPNHRKVHTKIMPRLGGLGIYAAFVGGYFAIKPFLPEGLLRNYDNNLINAMLAGGTIIVIIGALDDRFELSAKVKLLGQIIAACVVVFGFGIKIDLLNIPFGETMQPVASWISIPLTILWIVGVTNAINLIDGLDGLAAGVSGIAIGTILVMAIFMGFTPVILLSAILLGGVIGFLVYNFHPAKIFMGDTGSLFLGFGLATLSMLGFKQVTMVSFVTPLLIIGVPLSDTFFAIVRRWINKRPIFAPDKGHLHHCLRELGYSHRRTVLIIYGIAAFFGLCAIFQAVIVQSDAANWITFAVICVLLFVLQIGAEFIGIVDKTRRPVLNFLQRVLLRTQQRSE; from the coding sequence ATGGCTGTTGGCTTTCTTTACGCAATCGGATTTATCATTTCATTATGTCTTGCGCTTGTTTTAACCCCGCTTGTCATCAAGCTGGCGTACAAGGTGGGGGCGATCGACAAGCCCAATCACCGTAAAGTTCATACGAAAATCATGCCGCGGCTTGGCGGTTTAGGCATATATGCTGCTTTCGTGGGCGGTTACTTCGCCATCAAGCCTTTCCTGCCGGAGGGGCTGCTTCGGAATTATGACAACAATCTGATCAATGCCATGCTGGCGGGCGGAACGATTATCGTCATTATCGGCGCTCTGGACGACCGCTTCGAGCTATCGGCGAAGGTGAAGCTTCTGGGCCAGATTATTGCCGCATGCGTGGTCGTATTCGGCTTCGGCATTAAGATCGACCTGCTGAATATTCCATTCGGCGAGACAATGCAGCCTGTTGCATCATGGATCAGCATTCCATTGACGATTCTCTGGATCGTCGGCGTCACGAATGCGATTAACCTGATCGACGGACTGGATGGCCTCGCGGCAGGCGTGTCCGGTATCGCGATTGGCACCATACTCGTCATGGCCATATTTATGGGCTTTACTCCCGTCATTCTGCTTAGCGCCATTCTTCTTGGCGGGGTTATCGGCTTCCTGGTCTATAACTTCCATCCTGCGAAGATCTTCATGGGGGATACGGGCTCGCTGTTCTTAGGCTTCGGGCTGGCGACGCTCTCCATGCTCGGCTTCAAGCAGGTTACGATGGTATCGTTCGTAACGCCGCTCCTGATCATCGGCGTACCGCTGTCGGATACGTTCTTCGCGATCGTGCGCCGCTGGATCAACAAGCGTCCGATCTTCGCGCCCGACAAGGGCCATCTGCACCATTGCTTGCGGGAGCTTGGTTACAGCCATCGCCGCACGGTGCTGATCATCTACGGTATCGCTGCATTCTTCGGTCTGTGCGCGATCTTCCAAGCGGTTATCGTCCAATCGGATGCGGCCAATTGGATTACCTTCGCCGTCATCTGCGTGCTCTTGTTCGTGCTCCAGATCGGCGCCGAGTTTATCGGCATTGTGGACAAGACGCGGCGTCCCGTTCTTAACTTCCTGCAGCGCGTATTGCTGCGAACCCAGCAGCGCTCGGAATAA
- a CDS encoding WecB/TagA/CpsF family glycosyltransferase encodes MADTVRFLTERVDNRILTHVITGNPIMVMAAIENPVYDQAMRAAELVVPDGTGVVWAASRVGQPVAERVAGYDLMHELLRAGETRGWRVFLLGSSQEVIEETAKRLKQQYPRITIAGYRNGFFGPEQDEEVIAQVRETKPDLLFVARSVETQEPWLSRHKSALDVPIMMGVGGSFDVIAGVVKRAPVVFQRLRLEWFYRLIKQPTRYKRMLALPKFAVKVMRDKENVTKHRPST; translated from the coding sequence ATGGCCGATACGGTTCGCTTCTTGACGGAGCGCGTGGACAATCGCATTCTAACTCACGTCATTACAGGCAATCCCATCATGGTTATGGCCGCGATCGAGAATCCCGTCTATGACCAGGCGATGAGGGCGGCGGAGCTGGTCGTTCCGGATGGAACCGGCGTCGTATGGGCGGCCTCCCGCGTGGGGCAGCCGGTAGCGGAGCGGGTTGCGGGTTACGATCTCATGCATGAGCTGCTGCGTGCAGGCGAGACGCGGGGCTGGCGGGTGTTCCTGCTCGGATCCTCGCAGGAGGTTATCGAAGAAACCGCCAAGCGTCTGAAGCAGCAGTATCCGCGAATCACGATCGCAGGTTACCGGAACGGCTTCTTCGGACCGGAGCAGGACGAAGAGGTCATCGCTCAAGTGCGTGAGACCAAGCCGGATTTGCTCTTCGTCGCCCGGTCCGTCGAGACGCAGGAGCCTTGGTTGTCCCGTCATAAGTCAGCTTTGGACGTGCCTATCATGATGGGCGTCGGCGGAAGCTTTGACGTCATTGCCGGCGTCGTCAAGCGTGCTCCGGTCGTTTTTCAGCGGCTGCGGCTGGAATGGTTTTACCGGCTGATAAAGCAGCCGACGCGTTACAAGCGGATGCTTGCGCTGCCGAAATTCGCAGTGAAAGTGATGCGCGATAAAGAGAATGTCACGAAACATCGTCCTTCCACATGA
- the csaB gene encoding polysaccharide pyruvyl transferase CsaB — translation MAIAHRAEGAAQFQVRRVVVSGYYGFRNSGDEAVLKSVLTALAEEGASTGIRIEPIVLSIDPAWTSEMYGVESAHRMRLPDVIKAIRSSDGLISGGGSLLQDATGALTIPYYTGILRLAQLLRKPTFVYAQGIGPVNRRWMDRLIRGVMRRSAYVSVRDAESAALLGRMGVEQGRIEVVPDPVMGLPLPAPGEAGTAGGGGAAGAAAGPAAAGGLAPGEAAQAPLVGVSLRHWRKDGADLARAAAALGALARSRAVRLRFLPFHTPSDVEASKWVIGQLGELAPGITAELAESGDNPQRMLLEVSRCDLLFGMRLHALIYAANQSVPMLGLSYDPKIDQFLNRLDLKPVGTTESLDPEVFASEASRLLDHRGEWLETHRAGIEQLKQEARRPAQQIVHLLR, via the coding sequence ATGGCTATCGCGCATCGCGCTGAAGGTGCAGCACAGTTTCAAGTCCGGCGCGTAGTCGTCTCCGGTTATTATGGATTCCGCAACAGCGGCGATGAGGCGGTCTTGAAGTCTGTTCTTACCGCTCTTGCGGAAGAGGGCGCAAGTACAGGCATCCGGATCGAGCCGATCGTCTTGTCGATCGATCCGGCCTGGACGAGCGAGATGTACGGCGTCGAGTCCGCACACCGTATGCGTCTGCCGGATGTGATCAAGGCCATCCGCAGCAGCGACGGGCTCATCAGCGGCGGCGGCAGTCTGCTGCAGGATGCGACAGGTGCGCTGACGATCCCGTATTACACGGGCATCCTGCGGCTCGCGCAGCTGCTGCGCAAGCCGACGTTCGTGTACGCGCAAGGCATCGGGCCGGTGAACCGGCGGTGGATGGACCGGTTGATCCGCGGCGTTATGCGCCGCAGCGCGTACGTGTCCGTGCGAGACGCCGAATCCGCCGCCTTGTTGGGGCGGATGGGCGTGGAGCAAGGCCGGATCGAGGTTGTACCCGATCCGGTGATGGGGTTGCCGCTGCCGGCGCCGGGCGAAGCCGGCACGGCAGGGGGCGGCGGTGCCGCGGGCGCAGCCGCGGGGCCGGCCGCCGCAGGCGGCTTGGCGCCGGGCGAAGCGGCGCAGGCGCCGCTGGTCGGCGTGTCTTTGCGCCATTGGCGCAAAGATGGGGCCGACCTGGCGCGCGCAGCCGCCGCGCTTGGCGCGCTGGCCCGCAGCCGGGCGGTAAGGCTGCGGTTCTTGCCCTTTCACACCCCATCGGACGTGGAAGCGTCGAAATGGGTGATCGGGCAGCTCGGCGAGCTGGCCCCCGGCATTACGGCCGAGCTCGCCGAGTCAGGCGACAACCCCCAGCGAATGCTGCTGGAGGTGAGCCGGTGCGACTTGCTGTTCGGCATGAGGCTCCATGCGTTAATTTATGCCGCTAATCAATCGGTGCCGATGCTGGGGCTGTCTTACGATCCGAAGATCGACCAGTTCCTTAACCGGCTGGATCTGAAGCCCGTCGGTACGACGGAGTCGCTGGATCCCGAGGTATTCGCCTCCGAGGCATCCCGTCTCCTGGATCATCGCGGCGAGTGGCTGGAAACGCACCGGGCGGGGATCGAACAATTGAAGCAGGAAGCGCGCAGGCCTGCGCAACAAATCGTCCATCTGCTTCGTTAA
- a CDS encoding DUF5693 family protein produces MQQSWQQWNRKARALMWVLTLVGVLAALPLGATRWQMEETAKKVEFVFDYRALVQVASYQAHPKAFIDEQLTNMKEAGVHSMAVYESTLEEMIWSGRLSVYDTESASELTGEPIPGDENFTYILFAGKEEETALRPMIEATFEGWDIPVRPWSFEGRSGLVLETPTANALLKPMDPDPLSVQKIRDKGLSIVLRLSDRMAYDQEETEKLLSDYKEMGVQRILFEGNAVKGYRDNPEKKSIAGFASLLKEYGIGIVTIENSKQQKGMNSLAYLSDYNVVRLYSLPDGDAATMSPEAISDRFQLAAKDRNIRMFFLKAAPSRNSEKASVVHPLNNIYEALKGPEGAVAKLEGLGFTMGQAEPFEHTSPSWHKPLKAIICLGAVALIALLISAFLPGTAIPVFLLGLIGSAGLYVVSKPMLEQGLALGAAISAPTLGIIWAVGRVKAHTTGHLRPIGGAGETPAGGMRWFFPGLSAGRRLAMALSIFAMTAVISMLGTPYVFGLLNNITYSLVLEQFRGVSLLHLAPIALSALYVFLYTGDSVIGNLRKLLTMQITVLWVVIAAVLGVVGMYYLSRTGNEGQASQLELVFRNILESTFGVRPRFKEFMLSHPLFLFGLFLALRYRAAWVFFIVGSIGQLSMVDTLAHIHTPLYISLIRVALGLGMGAIIGLVFIAVWQVLEGVWNRWLSRIALKVQHSFKSGA; encoded by the coding sequence GTGCAACAATCTTGGCAGCAATGGAATCGTAAGGCGCGGGCATTGATGTGGGTGCTGACCCTCGTGGGCGTCCTGGCGGCTCTGCCGCTAGGCGCAACGCGCTGGCAAATGGAAGAAACGGCGAAGAAAGTGGAGTTCGTCTTCGATTATCGCGCGCTCGTCCAGGTGGCGTCCTATCAAGCGCATCCGAAGGCGTTCATCGACGAGCAGCTAACGAATATGAAGGAAGCTGGCGTTCACTCTATGGCTGTGTACGAGAGCACGCTGGAAGAGATGATATGGTCGGGCCGCCTCTCGGTCTACGATACCGAGAGCGCCAGCGAGCTTACCGGCGAGCCAATTCCTGGCGATGAAAATTTCACCTATATCTTGTTCGCGGGTAAAGAAGAAGAAACCGCACTGCGCCCGATGATCGAGGCAACGTTCGAGGGCTGGGACATTCCCGTTCGGCCTTGGAGCTTCGAAGGGCGTTCCGGGCTAGTGCTGGAAACACCAACGGCGAATGCGCTCCTCAAGCCGATGGATCCGGATCCGCTATCGGTCCAGAAGATTCGCGACAAAGGACTGTCTATCGTGCTCCGTCTGTCTGACCGGATGGCCTACGATCAGGAGGAAACGGAGAAGCTGCTTTCTGATTATAAGGAGATGGGTGTGCAGCGGATCCTGTTTGAAGGCAATGCCGTCAAGGGCTACCGCGATAACCCTGAGAAGAAGAGCATCGCCGGCTTTGCTTCGCTTCTGAAGGAATATGGTATTGGAATCGTAACAATCGAGAATTCTAAGCAGCAGAAGGGCATGAATTCACTTGCTTATCTGTCGGATTACAATGTCGTCCGGCTGTATTCGCTGCCTGACGGCGATGCGGCGACCATGAGTCCGGAGGCGATATCCGACCGGTTCCAGCTGGCTGCCAAGGACCGAAACATCCGGATGTTCTTCCTGAAGGCGGCACCGTCCCGCAACAGCGAGAAGGCGTCTGTGGTGCACCCGCTGAACAATATTTATGAAGCGTTGAAAGGGCCGGAAGGCGCGGTAGCGAAGCTTGAAGGGCTTGGGTTCACGATGGGCCAGGCGGAGCCGTTCGAACATACTTCGCCATCCTGGCATAAGCCGCTGAAGGCGATCATTTGTCTTGGGGCGGTTGCGCTCATTGCCCTGTTAATCAGTGCATTCTTGCCCGGCACCGCCATTCCGGTGTTCCTGCTGGGGCTTATCGGCAGTGCCGGACTGTATGTGGTCTCGAAGCCGATGCTGGAGCAAGGACTTGCGCTGGGCGCAGCCATCAGTGCGCCGACACTTGGGATTATATGGGCTGTTGGCCGCGTAAAAGCCCACACAACCGGACATTTGCGTCCGATAGGGGGAGCGGGCGAGACACCGGCGGGGGGGATGAGATGGTTCTTCCCAGGTCTATCGGCAGGACGCCGCTTGGCCATGGCGCTCTCGATCTTTGCCATGACCGCTGTCATCTCGATGCTAGGGACTCCATACGTATTCGGACTGTTGAACAATATTACGTATTCGCTTGTACTGGAGCAGTTCCGCGGAGTCAGTCTGCTTCATCTGGCGCCGATCGCTTTATCCGCGCTGTATGTATTCCTGTATACCGGCGATTCCGTGATCGGCAATCTTCGCAAGCTGCTCACGATGCAAATTACCGTGCTGTGGGTCGTCATAGCGGCCGTGCTCGGTGTCGTGGGCATGTACTATCTGTCCCGGACCGGCAATGAAGGACAAGCTTCTCAGCTGGAGCTGGTCTTCCGCAACATTCTCGAATCGACGTTCGGCGTGCGGCCGCGCTTCAAGGAATTTATGCTGTCGCATCCGTTATTCCTGTTCGGGCTGTTCCTGGCGCTTCGCTACCGCGCGGCGTGGGTATTCTTTATCGTAGGCTCAATCGGCCAGCTGTCGATGGTTGACACGCTTGCCCATATTCACACGCCGCTCTACATTTCACTCATTCGCGTGGCTCTCGGTCTCGGAATGGGCGCGATTATCGGACTGGTGTTCATTGCGGTATGGCAGGTACTGGAAGGGGTTTGGAATCGATGGCTATCGCGCATCGCGCTGAAGGTGCAGCACAGTTTCAAGTCCGGCGCGTAG
- a CDS encoding phospho-sugar mutase, translated as MTLTAQERYEAWLNDPSIDKATKDELSALAGNAKEIEDRFYRDLEFGTGGLRGVMGAGTNRMNPYTVGKATQGLANWLNGKSASPSVVIAHDSRNNSPEFALDSALVLAANGITTYLFPSLRPTPQLSFAVRALGAAGGIVITASHNPPEYNGYKVYGADGGQLVPADAEQAISAIQQVSGFDQVKRICREEAEGRGLLRWLDDEADQQYVDTVVQQSLNGDLLKSGLGEKFSVVFTPLHGAGNMPVRRVLKQAGFTNVHIVAEQEQPDGYFSTVKSPNPEEREAFTLAMKLGEEIGADIIIGTDPDCDRMGAVVRDNEGSYFVLSGNQSGAIMVHYFLSTLQERGQLPGNGVVVKTIVTSEMGADIARHYGVDVVNTLTGFKYIGEKMTAYAQTGEKSFLFGYEESYGYLAGTYARDKDAVIASMLIAEAAAYYKSQGKTLYDILQELYAQFGTYMEHLESRTLKGIDGVQQIASIMNDWRSSPPSEVDGVKVEKVLDYAPGLDGLPPENVLKFMLADGSWFCLRPSGTEPKIKVYFAVCGTSQSEAAAAIKRLTQAVMKRVDN; from the coding sequence ATGACTCTAACCGCACAAGAACGTTATGAAGCATGGCTGAACGATCCATCGATCGATAAAGCTACGAAGGACGAACTGTCCGCTCTGGCAGGCAACGCAAAAGAAATCGAGGACCGTTTCTATCGGGATTTGGAATTCGGGACGGGCGGATTGCGCGGCGTTATGGGCGCAGGCACGAATCGGATGAATCCCTATACGGTAGGGAAGGCGACGCAAGGCTTGGCGAACTGGCTAAACGGGAAGAGCGCAAGCCCATCGGTTGTCATCGCGCATGATTCGCGGAACAACTCGCCGGAATTTGCGCTTGATTCAGCGCTGGTGCTGGCGGCTAACGGCATCACGACTTATTTGTTCCCGTCGCTGCGGCCCACTCCGCAGCTGTCGTTCGCGGTACGCGCGCTGGGCGCCGCAGGGGGCATCGTCATCACGGCGAGCCACAACCCGCCGGAGTACAATGGTTACAAGGTATATGGCGCGGATGGCGGCCAGCTTGTTCCCGCCGATGCGGAGCAGGCAATTAGCGCAATACAGCAGGTATCGGGCTTCGATCAAGTGAAGCGGATCTGCCGTGAGGAAGCGGAAGGCAGAGGCCTGCTGCGCTGGCTGGATGATGAGGCGGATCAGCAGTATGTGGATACCGTTGTACAGCAAAGCTTGAACGGCGATCTGCTCAAGAGCGGCCTGGGCGAAAAATTCTCGGTCGTGTTCACACCACTGCACGGCGCGGGGAATATGCCGGTACGCCGCGTATTGAAGCAGGCTGGTTTCACGAACGTACATATTGTTGCGGAGCAAGAGCAGCCTGACGGCTATTTCAGCACTGTGAAATCGCCGAATCCCGAGGAGCGCGAAGCCTTCACGCTCGCGATGAAGCTTGGCGAAGAAATCGGTGCCGACATCATTATCGGTACGGATCCGGACTGCGACCGGATGGGCGCGGTCGTGCGCGACAACGAAGGCAGCTACTTCGTGCTCTCCGGCAACCAATCCGGCGCCATTATGGTCCACTACTTCCTGAGCACGCTGCAGGAACGCGGTCAGCTGCCCGGCAATGGGGTCGTCGTGAAGACGATCGTTACCAGCGAGATGGGGGCGGATATTGCCCGTCATTACGGAGTAGACGTGGTCAACACCTTGACGGGCTTCAAATACATCGGGGAAAAAATGACGGCGTACGCCCAAACGGGCGAGAAGAGCTTTCTATTCGGTTACGAAGAAAGCTACGGCTATCTGGCAGGGACTTACGCTCGCGACAAGGATGCGGTAATCGCTTCGATGCTCATTGCGGAAGCGGCTGCTTATTATAAGAGCCAAGGCAAGACGCTGTACGACATCCTTCAAGAATTGTATGCACAGTTCGGCACTTATATGGAACACTTGGAATCCAGAACGCTGAAAGGAATCGACGGCGTACAGCAAATTGCTTCTATTATGAACGATTGGCGGAGCAGCCCGCCGTCCGAGGTGGACGGCGTGAAGGTCGAGAAGGTTCTCGACTACGCACCCGGGTTGGATGGGCTGCCTCCGGAGAATGTGCTGAAGTTTATGCTGGCGGATGGATCGTGGTTCTGTTTGCGTCCGTCAGGGACGGAACCAAAGATCAAAGTATATTTTGCCGTTTGCGGCACATCGCAGAGCGAAGCGGCTGCGGCGATCAAACGCCTGACGCAGGCGGTTATGAAAAGGGTCGACAACTAG
- the fabZ gene encoding 3-hydroxyacyl-ACP dehydratase FabZ, protein MLDIQQIQEIIPHRPPFLLVDRILEVEEGKRAVGLKNVTMNEPFFAGHFPEYAVMPGVLIVEALAQVGTVAILMVEANRGKIGFFAGIDNFRFRGQVTPGDTLILEVEITRLKGPIGKGQATAKVGDKVVAEGEIMFALSDPKKA, encoded by the coding sequence ATGCTCGATATTCAACAAATTCAAGAAATTATACCTCACCGTCCGCCATTTTTGCTCGTTGACCGAATTCTGGAGGTAGAAGAAGGGAAGCGCGCCGTAGGCCTTAAGAACGTTACGATGAATGAGCCCTTCTTCGCCGGTCACTTCCCGGAATATGCGGTCATGCCGGGCGTTCTTATTGTGGAAGCGCTGGCACAGGTCGGGACCGTCGCCATCTTAATGGTTGAAGCGAACCGGGGAAAAATCGGCTTCTTCGCCGGAATCGATAATTTCCGCTTCCGCGGGCAGGTAACGCCGGGCGACACCCTCATCCTTGAAGTGGAGATTACGCGCTTGAAGGGGCCGATTGGCAAAGGCCAGGCTACGGCGAAGGTTGGAGACAAAGTCGTGGCGGAAGGCGAAATCATGTTCGCCTTGTCTGACCCTAAGAAAGCATAA
- a CDS encoding CDP-alcohol phosphatidyltransferase family protein, with product MNLPNLLTMLRFALIPVYISVFASGQLIGAFVIVVVAGLTDILDGYLARKHGQVTTVGAMLDPLADKTMMITVILSLLITGHIPWSAGAAIFIRDLGMIAGSAFFHFRGKKTVPANWMGKLTTVLYYFAIMFIFFELPFARTYLWGVIIFSFITTFIYIFLFVALNREEWTDEAAAQRMEEEQARDDTHQA from the coding sequence TTGAATCTGCCGAATTTGCTCACGATGCTGCGATTCGCGCTCATCCCCGTCTATATCTCTGTCTTTGCATCGGGACAATTGATCGGGGCCTTCGTCATCGTCGTTGTCGCCGGTCTGACAGATATATTGGACGGATACTTGGCACGCAAGCACGGTCAGGTGACAACCGTAGGTGCCATGCTGGATCCGCTCGCCGACAAAACGATGATGATCACGGTTATTTTGTCGCTGTTAATTACGGGACATATACCGTGGAGCGCAGGCGCGGCGATTTTCATACGGGATTTAGGCATGATTGCCGGATCGGCATTTTTCCATTTTCGGGGGAAGAAGACGGTGCCGGCGAATTGGATGGGCAAATTAACGACGGTGCTTTATTATTTTGCCATCATGTTCATTTTCTTCGAGCTTCCTTTTGCCCGTACCTATCTATGGGGGGTCATCATTTTTTCGTTTATTACCACGTTTATCTACATATTCCTGTTCGTTGCGCTTAACAGAGAAGAGTGGACCGATGAAGCCGCCGCGCAGCGGATGGAAGAGGAGCAAGCCCGGGACGATACGCATCAAGCTTAG